From a single Lentimicrobium sp. L6 genomic region:
- a CDS encoding cytochrome b/b6 domain-containing protein: MKVYIYKIFERFWHWTQALLILFLAITGFEIHGYYELFGYREAVLFHDNAAWAFLVLIVFAIFWHFTTGEWRQYIPTTKMLKEQAQYYITGIFKGAEHPTNKLVYNKFNPLQRMIYLGLKILVIPVMVLSGFAYMYLNYPNMAFELASLDTVAAIHTMGAFFLIIFVIAHIYLTTTGHKPMSSMKAMLTGWEEMDEKEAKELIISSMEHNLQKTKEQLMSKEDSSKFLDDALEATEKKMGINKEHQFRDVIANSGAGYFKINARGNFEDVNKAWVKLYKYHSPSDVIGKHYSLSRSKEALKELEDSFAKVMKGETIEHGLVMRKCQDGSVGYHTITMTPCTKDGKINGVEGFILDVDAKNAAAMQWDK, from the coding sequence ATGAAAGTATATATATATAAAATATTTGAGAGGTTCTGGCACTGGACTCAAGCCTTGCTCATTTTATTCCTTGCTATTACAGGCTTTGAAATCCATGGCTATTATGAATTATTTGGATATAGAGAAGCTGTTCTATTTCACGATAATGCAGCATGGGCCTTCTTAGTACTTATTGTTTTTGCCATATTCTGGCACTTCACCACTGGTGAATGGAGACAATATATTCCAACTACAAAAATGCTTAAAGAACAAGCACAATACTATATCACAGGTATTTTTAAAGGAGCCGAACACCCCACAAACAAGTTAGTTTATAATAAATTCAACCCTTTACAGAGAATGATTTATTTAGGCCTGAAAATTTTGGTAATCCCAGTAATGGTATTGTCAGGATTTGCCTATATGTATTTGAATTATCCCAATATGGCTTTTGAGTTGGCATCTCTAGATACAGTTGCTGCCATTCATACCATGGGTGCCTTTTTCCTTATCATCTTTGTTATAGCACACATCTATTTAACTACTACTGGTCATAAGCCAATGAGTAGTATGAAAGCCATGCTTACAGGTTGGGAAGAGATGGATGAGAAAGAAGCCAAAGAACTTATCATTAGCTCTATGGAACACAACCTTCAAAAGACGAAAGAACAACTCATGTCTAAAGAAGACAGTAGTAAATTCTTAGATGATGCACTTGAAGCCACAGAAAAGAAAATGGGGATCAATAAAGAACATCAATTCCGCGATGTGATTGCCAATAGTGGAGCTGGTTATTTTAAAATAAATGCTAGAGGGAACTTTGAAGATGTAAATAAAGCTTGGGTGAAGTTATATAAATACCATAGCCCATCTGATGTTATTGGAAAACACTATAGCCTTTCCCGTTCAAAAGAAGCCTTAAAAGAATTAGAGGATTCTTTTGCAAAAGTAATGAAGGGCGAGACCATAGAACATGGCTTGGTGATGAGAAAATGCCAAGACGGAAGCGTTGGTTATCACACTATTACCATGACACCTTGTACCAAAGATGGAAAAATCAATGGTGTAGAAGGCTTCATACTAGATGTAGATGCTAAAAATGCTGCTGCCATGCAGTGGGACAAATAA
- a CDS encoding porin: MKKFYIAILALILMFPSLSFAQGCMGSDSDEGVKVVGYIQPQFEYQFLGDDVKPMHGLESNNSFYFNRARIGVVGNIPYDFSYYVMAELSPTLGGPYLLDAFISYKRFDPYLIVSAGQFKSPFGLELTTPCQSLHTVNRSRIVNELASPFRDLGIMFLGSTGELLPIKDLVQYRVAITNGTGLNKFDTDKFKDITGRIIITPIEGLSIGASYKFGKELIADTTGVVVEDPIPNEKSRWGVDLSFEKYNVLFQAEYIDGSDKGSSWVGGGCGEEATLVEGDSKRNGYMALVGYMTPWNLQPIVKYESYDPNTEKDYDKQQDVTFGINYFFNEWTRVQLNYVYRSEESGDIPADYHEVDNDFFVMQVQVKF; encoded by the coding sequence ATGAAGAAATTTTATATCGCAATATTAGCGTTAATACTTATGTTTCCCTCTTTGTCTTTTGCACAAGGATGTATGGGTTCTGATAGTGACGAAGGTGTTAAAGTTGTAGGTTATATCCAACCTCAATTCGAATACCAGTTTTTGGGAGATGATGTTAAGCCTATGCATGGGTTAGAATCAAATAATAGTTTCTATTTCAATCGAGCCCGAATTGGTGTTGTTGGAAATATTCCTTATGACTTCTCCTATTATGTAATGGCAGAATTAAGCCCAACATTAGGTGGTCCTTATCTTTTAGATGCATTTATTTCATATAAGAGATTCGATCCGTATTTGATAGTTTCTGCGGGACAGTTTAAATCTCCTTTTGGATTGGAATTAACTACCCCTTGTCAGAGTTTACATACAGTAAACAGATCTAGAATTGTTAATGAATTGGCCAGTCCTTTCCGTGATTTGGGTATTATGTTTTTAGGTTCTACTGGAGAATTACTTCCAATAAAAGATTTAGTTCAATATCGTGTGGCCATCACAAATGGTACTGGTTTAAATAAGTTTGATACTGACAAATTCAAGGATATTACAGGAAGAATTATCATTACGCCTATTGAAGGACTTAGTATTGGTGCTTCTTATAAGTTCGGAAAAGAATTGATAGCAGATACAACAGGTGTTGTGGTAGAAGATCCTATTCCAAACGAAAAATCGCGTTGGGGTGTAGATCTTTCTTTTGAGAAATACAATGTATTGTTTCAAGCAGAATATATTGACGGAAGTGATAAAGGATCCTCTTGGGTAGGAGGTGGCTGTGGTGAAGAAGCTACTCTTGTTGAAGGTGATTCTAAAAGAAATGGTTATATGGCTTTAGTTGGTTATATGACACCTTGGAATTTGCAGCCTATTGTAAAGTACGAAAGTTATGATCCTAATACCGAAAAAGATTACGACAAACAGCAAGATGTTACCTTTGGTATCAATTACTTCTTTAACGAATGGACTCGTGTTCAACTAAATTATGTTTATCGTTCTGAAGAAAGTGGAGATATTCCTGCAGATTATCATGAAGTAGATAACGATTTCTTCGTTATGCAAGTTCAGGTGAAATTCTAA
- a CDS encoding rhodanese-like domain-containing protein, with protein MKKSYLFQLLGLLSIVLMVSCSDNTKVYQNVDEMIVELTPSVDLLTVEELHTWLDTGMVLLIDVREANEFNPGFIPGSVNIPRGLIEFKIAKDQFWEDQFLYPPLKEETIILICKKGHRSIMSVDAVKKLGFKNVKVLDGGFKKWELTYPLEQEKNLDQVHEGGGEVGGC; from the coding sequence ATGAAAAAGTCATATTTATTTCAACTGCTAGGATTATTAAGCATCGTTTTGATGGTTTCCTGCAGTGATAACACTAAAGTATATCAAAATGTGGATGAAATGATAGTAGAGCTCACTCCTTCAGTGGATTTGCTTACTGTTGAAGAACTTCACACTTGGCTAGATACCGGAATGGTTCTGCTCATTGATGTAAGAGAAGCCAATGAATTCAATCCAGGTTTTATCCCAGGATCTGTTAACATCCCTCGTGGTTTAATTGAATTTAAAATTGCAAAAGATCAGTTTTGGGAAGATCAATTTTTATATCCTCCATTAAAAGAAGAAACCATTATACTCATTTGCAAAAAAGGCCATAGAAGTATTATGAGCGTAGACGCAGTGAAAAAATTAGGTTTCAAAAATGTTAAGGTACTAGATGGTGGATTCAAGAAATGGGAATTAACTTACCCTCTTGAACAAGAGAAAAACCTTGACCAAGTTCACGAAGGTGGTGGTGAAGTTGGTGGCTGTTAA
- a CDS encoding rhodanese-like domain-containing protein, which produces MKNFMKFSLLIGMIAILFLSACKKDEPTPVPATNNFEILKQYLVDNTMDLPDVLGSWITTAEAIYPNMASLHIIDIRSAEHYAAGHIPGAVNSTLAGILNEAANANGKPIIVACYTGQTAGHAVMALRLSGYADAKVLKWGMSSWNAQTAASWQDNTGSIAVGNASWSFPDAITPNQTFSTPNLITSAEDGAGILAERVTALLTGGMNMAKNTDVLAAPSDYFVNNYWALTDVEHYGHVAGAYRVNPLSLADGEYLNLDPNAPVVTYCWTGQTSSMVTAYLKVLGYDSRSLLFGTNGMIYSELESHKYSDGEIMGYELETSTPVTNGFPVLKQYLIDNSMDVTEVLAAGWITSSTDVYDKMTDADATNDYYVIDIRSDVHFGEGHIDGAVNSTLADVLTTAENAGGKTIVVACYTGQTAGHAAMALRLSGYPDAKLMKWGMSSWNAATSASWANNTGNAGTESESWTDAPGAITENVNYGDPLIDTELTDGAAILANQVQVLLTGMNKVTNTDVLATPTNYFINNFWDATDVEHYGNITGARRVKPLTLAGDEYQFLNPNATVVSYCWTGQTSSMLTAYLKVLGYDSKSLLFGTNGMIYDNLETHKFSSEETKDYPLVTK; this is translated from the coding sequence ATGAAAAATTTTATGAAGTTTTCCTTGTTAATAGGAATGATCGCGATTTTATTTTTAAGCGCATGTAAAAAGGACGAACCGACTCCGGTTCCGGCAACCAACAATTTTGAAATATTAAAGCAATATTTGGTAGATAATACTATGGATTTACCTGATGTATTAGGTTCATGGATTACTACAGCCGAAGCTATATATCCAAATATGGCATCTTTACATATTATTGATATTAGAAGTGCAGAACATTATGCTGCTGGTCATATCCCTGGAGCTGTTAATTCAACTTTAGCTGGGATATTAAATGAAGCTGCTAATGCCAATGGTAAACCAATTATTGTGGCTTGTTATACTGGCCAAACGGCAGGGCATGCTGTAATGGCTTTAAGATTAAGCGGATATGCTGATGCTAAAGTGTTAAAGTGGGGTATGAGTAGCTGGAATGCTCAAACTGCAGCAAGCTGGCAAGATAATACAGGATCTATTGCTGTAGGAAACGCAAGCTGGTCTTTCCCTGATGCTATCACACCAAACCAAACATTCTCTACTCCTAATCTAATTACAAGCGCTGAAGATGGTGCTGGTATCTTAGCAGAAAGAGTTACTGCTTTACTAACAGGTGGTATGAATATGGCTAAAAACACTGATGTTTTAGCTGCTCCATCTGATTATTTTGTAAATAATTACTGGGCTTTGACAGATGTAGAACATTATGGTCATGTAGCTGGTGCTTATAGGGTTAATCCTTTGAGCTTAGCTGATGGTGAATATTTAAATTTAGATCCTAATGCACCAGTCGTTACTTATTGCTGGACTGGACAAACTTCTTCTATGGTTACTGCTTATTTAAAAGTTTTAGGTTATGATAGTAGAAGTTTATTATTTGGTACCAATGGAATGATTTATAGTGAGCTCGAAAGTCATAAATATAGCGATGGTGAGATTATGGGATATGAATTAGAAACTTCTACTCCTGTTACTAATGGTTTCCCAGTTTTGAAGCAATATTTAATTGATAACTCAATGGATGTAACTGAAGTTTTAGCTGCAGGTTGGATTACTTCTTCTACTGATGTTTATGATAAAATGACAGATGCTGATGCAACAAATGATTATTATGTAATTGACATTAGAAGTGATGTTCATTTTGGTGAAGGACATATTGATGGCGCTGTAAATTCTACTTTGGCAGATGTTCTTACAACAGCAGAAAATGCAGGTGGAAAAACTATCGTTGTTGCTTGTTATACTGGACAGACTGCCGGACATGCTGCAATGGCGCTTCGTTTAAGTGGATATCCTGATGCTAAATTAATGAAATGGGGAATGAGTTCTTGGAATGCAGCTACTTCTGCTTCTTGGGCAAATAACACTGGTAATGCTGGTACTGAAAGTGAAAGTTGGACAGATGCTCCAGGTGCTATTACGGAGAATGTAAATTATGGTGATCCTTTAATTGATACGGAATTAACTGATGGAGCTGCTATATTAGCAAATCAGGTTCAAGTATTATTAACTGGAATGAATAAAGTAACTAATACAGATGTTTTGGCCACACCAACCAATTATTTTATTAATAATTTTTGGGATGCTACAGATGTAGAGCATTATGGTAATATTACTGGAGCACGTAGAGTAAAGCCTCTTACATTAGCAGGTGATGAATATCAATTCTTAAATCCAAATGCAACAGTAGTATCTTATTGCTGGACAGGTCAAACATCTTCTATGTTAACTGCATATCTTAAGGTTTTGGGTTACGATAGTAAGAGTTTATTGTTTGGAACTAATGGAATGATTTATGATAATTTAGAAACTCATAAATTCTCAAGCGAAGAAACCAAAGATTATCCTTTGGTAACTAAATAA
- a CDS encoding ubiquinol-cytochrome c reductase iron-sulfur subunit encodes MDRRLFFKRLSLAMLFPAALLSFFSIKRQKHIQSKNQLFIEEAKLIDKQFLEGVFVRIENEQVSFYSAQCSHLGCHINQIKEGVLICPCHGSEYDVNGHVINGPATKNLKSLKYEYLADEKKYLIYKNT; translated from the coding sequence ATGGATCGGCGCTTATTTTTTAAAAGACTTAGTTTAGCAATGCTCTTTCCTGCAGCATTGCTATCTTTCTTTTCCATAAAAAGGCAAAAACATATTCAATCGAAAAACCAATTATTTATTGAGGAGGCTAAACTAATAGACAAGCAATTCCTTGAAGGGGTATTTGTAAGAATAGAAAACGAGCAAGTATCATTTTACTCTGCACAATGCAGCCACCTAGGTTGTCATATCAATCAAATAAAAGAGGGAGTATTAATATGTCCTTGTCATGGTTCAGAATATGATGTCAATGGCCATGTTATAAATGGCCCTGCCACCAAAAATCTCAAATCTCTGAAATATGAGTATCTTGCAGATGAAAAGAAATACCTCATCTATAAAAACACATAA
- a CDS encoding tetrathionate reductase family octaheme c-type cytochrome codes for MKRIFYVILILIVPQIIVFGYITNIDEEQDKDIKLVNYIKKADRLDKKVVDHTKFKELRQDFERPQDVTLACLSCHTERHGEIMANNHWTWDRKEKLHGRGLVSVGKTNILNNFCIGVNASEKTCTRCHIGYGWEDKSFDFSKKENIDCLVCHDQSGMYKKGKAGNPIAGLNLNVISQSVGSPERANCGICHYWGGGGNNVKHGDLDKAMNDCSREVDVHMTTEGEDMSCIECHVTENHYISGKLYALSSENKNRVTCDQCHTDKPHQDKILNDHGYRVACQTCHIPEYAKANSTKMIWDWSTAGRLDEDGHPTHENDADGNHNYLSIKGNFVYNDHVIPEYFWFNGLADHMLITDTIRSFPIQMNSLAGSYTDKNANIESTGSSKIWPVKVHRGKQPYDKVNMTLVQPKLWSPVKGDSAYWVDFDWNESIIAGMGYLGLPYSGEYDFAETEMYWPLNHQVSPASHSLQCIDCHTSSKKGRLANLRDFYLPGRDRFALIDNMGILLLLLTLAGVVIHGGIRVVLGSNANHKEK; via the coding sequence ATGAAGCGGATATTTTATGTAATTTTAATTTTGATTGTTCCGCAGATTATTGTGTTTGGTTACATAACCAATATCGATGAGGAGCAAGATAAAGACATCAAATTGGTCAACTACATTAAGAAAGCCGACAGGTTGGATAAAAAAGTAGTAGATCATACCAAATTTAAAGAGCTACGACAAGATTTCGAACGTCCACAAGATGTGACCTTGGCTTGTTTAAGCTGTCACACCGAAAGACATGGAGAAATCATGGCCAACAACCACTGGACTTGGGACCGTAAAGAAAAACTTCACGGCAGAGGCTTAGTTTCAGTGGGTAAAACGAACATTCTTAACAATTTTTGTATTGGAGTAAATGCCAGCGAGAAAACATGTACTCGTTGTCATATTGGATATGGATGGGAAGACAAGAGTTTCGATTTCTCAAAAAAAGAAAATATTGATTGCTTGGTGTGTCACGATCAAAGTGGAATGTATAAAAAAGGAAAGGCTGGAAATCCAATTGCAGGCTTGAACTTAAATGTAATATCTCAGAGTGTTGGCTCTCCAGAAAGAGCAAACTGTGGGATATGCCACTACTGGGGTGGAGGCGGAAACAATGTAAAACATGGTGACCTAGACAAAGCCATGAACGACTGCTCTAGAGAAGTAGATGTTCACATGACCACTGAAGGTGAAGACATGAGTTGCATAGAATGCCACGTAACAGAGAATCACTACATTTCTGGTAAACTTTATGCTCTTTCTTCTGAAAACAAAAACAGGGTCACATGTGACCAATGTCACACTGACAAACCACATCAAGACAAAATTCTAAACGACCATGGTTATCGTGTTGCTTGTCAAACCTGTCATATTCCAGAATATGCCAAAGCCAATTCTACAAAGATGATTTGGGACTGGAGTACAGCTGGACGATTAGACGAAGACGGCCACCCCACACATGAGAATGATGCGGATGGAAATCATAATTACCTAAGTATAAAGGGGAATTTCGTTTATAACGATCATGTAATTCCCGAGTATTTTTGGTTTAATGGTTTAGCAGATCATATGCTAATTACTGACACCATCAGGTCTTTTCCTATCCAAATGAATTCATTAGCTGGTTCTTATACCGATAAAAATGCCAATATTGAATCCACTGGAAGTTCAAAGATTTGGCCTGTTAAAGTGCACAGAGGTAAACAGCCCTACGATAAGGTAAACATGACCTTAGTTCAACCTAAATTATGGTCGCCAGTAAAAGGTGACAGTGCTTATTGGGTAGATTTCGATTGGAACGAATCCATTATAGCGGGCATGGGCTATTTAGGCCTTCCATATAGTGGAGAGTATGATTTCGCTGAAACCGAAATGTATTGGCCTTTAAACCATCAAGTTTCTCCCGCTAGTCATTCTTTACAATGTATCGATTGTCACACTAGTAGTAAAAAAGGACGCTTGGCAAATCTTCGCGACTTCTATTTACCTGGAAGAGACCGATTTGCTCTAATTGATAATATGGGAATCCTTCTATTATTATTAACACTAGCAGGTGTGGTTATTCATGGCGGAATCCGAGTTGTTTTAGGTAGTAATGCTAATCACAAAGAGAAGTAG
- a CDS encoding molybdopterin-dependent oxidoreductase, translating into MEKSRRNFIKVSALGVGGAMALGSSWNLVNASVFDSSKGEEVLSSEGKKLKRYPTYCEVCFWKCAGWVYLDEEGGIEKIIGNEKDTHCEGRLCPRGTGGVGMFSDPDRLKTPLIRVKKEDGDIFQEASWEEALDLIASKFSGIKEKYGAPSVALLKHGSPGKHFEHLFKAFGSDTIGEPAYAQCRGPREEGWAATFGGWVGSPEPTDIRDTKCLVLIGSHIGENMHNSQVQEMAQAIDKGSCIITVDPRMSTAATKSKYWLPIKPSTDIALLLAWMHVIIYDELYDAKHIEQNTHGFEELKKHVQTFTPEWAYGHTTIKPDVIRKTAHEMANAAPAVIVHPGRHVAWYGDDTQRGRAIAILNGLLGSWGKRGGFYLKESISVPKYPHPKYPHPKWDWKDLAKDYPMAKMGLTQEVIRASIPSEAGEHQVKAWLVAGTNLPKTIPNKAILKKAMEAVEFIAVVDTMPMDIVQHADVVLPECTYLERYDGIRSAANRTPSIALRMPARKPMYDSKPAWWIAKQLGERMGLGDYFNYNDYSEVIDWQLQQMGSSLEEMQHKGVKNFPRKSGSPYYQDGETIKLKTNTGKIELYSTELAALGFDPMPVFTKHPEPDPGFYRLIYGRAPMHTFSRTSNNANLSDLMDTNSLWMNPKTANVWGFSAGQEVYLKNQDGIISEFPIKIRVTERMRWDSVYMVHGFGHSNRKLTRAFGHGISDTDMITNVSIDPIMGGTGMRGNFVTFLTEKPEEAES; encoded by the coding sequence ATGGAAAAAAGTAGAAGAAATTTTATCAAAGTTTCAGCACTTGGTGTGGGCGGAGCTATGGCATTGGGTTCCTCATGGAATTTGGTGAATGCCTCAGTATTCGATAGCAGCAAAGGCGAAGAAGTTTTGAGCTCAGAAGGCAAAAAATTAAAGAGATACCCTACCTATTGTGAGGTGTGTTTCTGGAAGTGTGCTGGTTGGGTATATTTAGATGAAGAGGGTGGTATTGAAAAAATAATTGGTAACGAAAAAGACACTCATTGCGAAGGCCGTTTATGTCCAAGAGGCACAGGTGGGGTAGGAATGTTTAGCGATCCAGATCGTTTAAAGACACCGCTCATTAGAGTTAAAAAAGAAGATGGAGACATTTTTCAAGAAGCATCTTGGGAAGAAGCATTAGATCTAATTGCTTCTAAGTTCTCTGGCATTAAAGAAAAATATGGAGCTCCTTCGGTAGCTTTATTAAAGCATGGCTCCCCTGGGAAACATTTTGAGCATTTATTTAAAGCCTTTGGTTCCGATACCATAGGTGAACCTGCTTATGCTCAATGTCGAGGACCAAGAGAAGAAGGATGGGCTGCCACATTTGGAGGATGGGTAGGTTCACCAGAACCAACAGATATTAGAGATACAAAATGCTTGGTGCTTATAGGTTCACACATTGGTGAGAATATGCATAATAGTCAAGTGCAGGAAATGGCGCAAGCTATTGATAAAGGTTCTTGTATAATTACTGTAGATCCTCGTATGTCTACCGCCGCTACTAAATCTAAATATTGGCTTCCAATTAAACCCTCCACCGATATTGCCTTATTATTGGCTTGGATGCATGTTATTATATATGATGAATTATATGATGCTAAACATATAGAGCAAAATACACATGGTTTCGAGGAACTGAAAAAACACGTTCAAACCTTCACCCCAGAATGGGCCTATGGACATACTACCATTAAACCTGATGTGATAAGAAAGACTGCTCATGAGATGGCAAATGCTGCTCCTGCAGTCATTGTTCATCCGGGTAGACATGTGGCTTGGTATGGAGATGATACACAAAGAGGAAGAGCTATAGCCATCCTGAATGGTTTGTTGGGTTCTTGGGGAAAACGAGGAGGCTTTTATTTGAAAGAAAGCATCTCCGTACCCAAATATCCTCACCCAAAATACCCTCATCCAAAGTGGGATTGGAAAGATTTAGCCAAGGATTATCCTATGGCAAAAATGGGTTTAACTCAAGAAGTTATTAGAGCAAGTATTCCTAGTGAAGCAGGAGAGCATCAAGTTAAAGCTTGGCTTGTTGCGGGTACTAACCTTCCCAAGACTATTCCAAACAAGGCCATTCTTAAAAAAGCTATGGAAGCCGTTGAGTTTATTGCTGTGGTAGATACTATGCCGATGGATATAGTTCAGCATGCCGATGTGGTTTTACCCGAATGTACTTATCTGGAAAGATACGATGGCATCAGATCGGCTGCCAACAGAACTCCCTCTATTGCCTTAAGAATGCCAGCTAGAAAACCGATGTATGATTCTAAGCCTGCTTGGTGGATAGCCAAACAACTGGGTGAAAGAATGGGCTTGGGTGACTATTTCAATTATAATGATTATAGCGAAGTTATTGATTGGCAATTACAACAAATGGGTTCTTCATTAGAAGAAATGCAACATAAGGGAGTGAAAAACTTCCCAAGAAAATCAGGTTCTCCTTATTATCAAGATGGGGAAACCATAAAATTGAAAACCAATACTGGTAAAATAGAGCTTTATAGTACAGAATTAGCAGCTTTAGGTTTCGACCCTATGCCGGTATTTACTAAACATCCTGAACCAGATCCAGGTTTTTATCGTTTGATTTATGGTAGAGCGCCTATGCATACCTTTAGTCGTACGAGTAATAATGCCAACTTATCCGATTTAATGGATACAAACTCTTTATGGATGAATCCGAAGACAGCTAATGTTTGGGGATTTTCTGCTGGGCAGGAGGTATATTTAAAAAATCAAGATGGTATTATTTCAGAGTTTCCTATTAAAATTCGTGTTACGGAGAGAATGCGATGGGATTCTGTTTATATGGTTCATGGTTTCGGACATAGTAACCGTAAACTCACCAGAGCCTTTGGCCATGGAATTAGTGATACCGATATGATAACCAATGTAAGTATCGATCCTATTATGGGAGGTACTGGAATGCGAGGCAATTTTGTCACATTTTTAACTGAAAAACCTGAGGAGGCTGAATCA
- a CDS encoding Crp/Fnr family transcriptional regulator, producing the protein MTETIAAPSCIVNTSHFNWFDSLTEEEAALLSANKRDVKFKKGEVIAKQGSFASHVVFLKEGLVKVYLEGNQKDLILKIVPDNHFVSLSSIFDGNDTFIYSVSTYVESTATLISVDIFKQLVRKNAKFATQIINLLNSNTAQIYGRFYCISRKQSHGRVADIILCLAENVFKKGKFKLNISRNDLADLTGLSSESVIRIFKEFKEEKLIDVDGKMISVLNFDKLKEISLYG; encoded by the coding sequence ATGACAGAAACCATAGCAGCTCCCAGTTGTATAGTTAACACTTCACACTTTAATTGGTTCGATTCTTTGACCGAAGAGGAGGCCGCTTTATTGTCAGCAAACAAGAGAGATGTTAAATTTAAAAAGGGTGAGGTTATAGCCAAACAAGGCTCCTTTGCCTCTCATGTTGTTTTCTTAAAAGAGGGTCTGGTAAAAGTATATTTAGAGGGAAACCAAAAAGACTTAATTCTTAAGATTGTGCCAGACAATCATTTTGTAAGTCTCTCTTCTATTTTTGATGGAAACGACACCTTTATATATAGTGTATCTACCTATGTGGAATCTACAGCAACACTGATCAGTGTTGATATTTTCAAACAATTGGTTAGAAAAAATGCAAAATTCGCCACTCAAATCATCAACTTATTAAATTCTAATACAGCTCAAATTTATGGTAGATTTTACTGTATTTCTAGAAAACAATCTCATGGAAGAGTAGCAGATATCATTTTATGCTTGGCTGAAAACGTCTTTAAAAAAGGCAAATTCAAATTAAATATAAGCAGGAACGATTTGGCTGACTTAACAGGCCTCTCTTCAGAAAGTGTGATCAGAATATTCAAAGAATTTAAAGAAGAAAAATTAATTGATGTGGATGGCAAAATGATTAGTGTCCTCAATTTTGATAAATTGAAAGAAATCAGCCTTTATGGTTAG
- a CDS encoding sulfurtransferase, which yields MKQIFKNITIVIAFLFVLPTVFAQLDIINAAEYKALVKSDKNVVTVHAGKAKNYNANHLKGSILISYKDTDQKGDIKGLMMSPQDLAKFFGESGISETNTIVLYDNGSQKYSTRMYWLLKYLGAPNVKILHKDKDEWRKARLVLVSTPTKGKATTFTPSVDASILALMADVEASKDDANMVLIDVRAANEFDGTEEKSNGHIPGAININHKDFLTESEAFKSADELKALVEKAGATSDKTIILYCTTSIRGAVGYVAFKNILEYPNVKLYDGAEQEWITKHKLEK from the coding sequence ATGAAGCAGATTTTTAAAAATATCACGATAGTTATTGCCTTCTTATTTGTACTTCCAACTGTATTTGCTCAGCTTGACATAATCAACGCTGCAGAATACAAGGCATTGGTAAAATCAGATAAAAACGTAGTAACAGTGCACGCAGGCAAAGCGAAGAATTATAATGCCAACCATCTTAAAGGGTCTATCTTAATATCATATAAAGACACTGACCAAAAAGGTGATATCAAAGGATTAATGATGAGTCCTCAAGATTTAGCCAAGTTCTTTGGCGAATCTGGAATTAGTGAAACAAATACCATTGTTCTTTATGATAATGGTTCTCAAAAATACTCCACAAGAATGTATTGGTTGCTCAAGTATTTAGGAGCACCAAATGTGAAAATCTTACACAAAGATAAAGATGAATGGCGTAAAGCTCGTCTTGTTTTAGTAAGTACTCCTACAAAAGGAAAAGCTACCACTTTTACACCAAGTGTTGATGCTAGTATTTTAGCATTAATGGCGGATGTTGAAGCTTCAAAAGATGATGCCAATATGGTATTAATAGATGTTAGAGCAGCTAATGAATTCGATGGAACTGAAGAAAAAAGCAATGGTCATATTCCAGGTGCTATCAATATTAATCATAAAGACTTCTTAACAGAAAGTGAAGCTTTCAAATCGGCTGATGAGTTAAAGGCTTTGGTTGAAAAAGCTGGAGCAACTTCAGATAAAACAATAATTCTTTATTGTACCACATCTATTCGCGGCGCGGTAGGTTATGTAGCTTTTAAAAATATTCTTGAATATCCAAATGTGAAGCTTTATGATGGAGCTGAGCAAGAATGGATCACAAAGCATAAGTTAGAAAAGTAG